In Erigeron canadensis isolate Cc75 chromosome 7, C_canadensis_v1, whole genome shotgun sequence, one DNA window encodes the following:
- the LOC122607904 gene encoding monothiol glutaredoxin-S2-like produces MAMVTALVNDRAVVIFSKSSCCMSHTIKTLISSFGANPTVYELDELPNGQQIEKELKKLGCKPSVPAVFIGGELIGGANEIMTIHLKGQLVPLLLKANAIWL; encoded by the coding sequence ATGGCCATGGTTACAGCTTTGGTGAACGACAGAGCAGTAGTTATATTCAGCAAAAGCTCTTGCTGCATGTCCCACACTATTAAGACATTGATAAGCAGTTTTGGAGCAAATCCCACCGTTtatgagctcgatgagcttcCAAATGGACAGCAAATAGAGAAGGAACTCAAAAAATTAGGGTGCAAGCCAAGTGTACCTGCCGTTTTCATTGGAGGAGAGCTGATTGGGGGTGCCAATGAGATAATGACTATTCATCTGAAAGGACAGCTGGTGCCGTTGCTCCTCAAGGCTAATGCTATATGGCTTTGA